The sequence GTCTCAGGGTGGGCCGAACGCAGGACGAGATCGTCGTGACGAGCCACCGCTTGCTCGCGTTCACCCCCGAGCGGGACGGCTCGAACTTCCACGCTGTCGACCTGCCGAACGTGGAAGCGATATCCACCGAGTCGAGCGGTCGCTTTCCGTTCGTCTCGATGGGAGCGAAGGCCCTCCTCGCAGGAATCGTGATCGTCGCCGCTGGGTTGGTGATCGACTTCGATCGGCTGGCCGCATCCATCCCGATCGCCGGGACGGACGCCGTCGGGGCGAGTAGTATCCTCGGGATGCTCGACGGGCTCCGGACCGTCCTCGCCGTCGCCGACGTGGTCCTCCTCGGGATCGGTGGGCTGCTCGCCTTCGTCGGCCTGACCCTGCTGGCCGCCTACTGGTTGACCAGACGGACGGAGGTGGTCGTCGCCGTCGCGGGCGACGAGGACGTCCATCTGGATCGCGACAGTTTCGGCGACTCGGACCTGGCGAAAATCGAGACGGCACTCGAACGACGGTAGTACCCAGTCGTCGTAGCAATCGATTGAAAGCCGTCCAGTGACTATCCGGACCCGATGGACGCTGCCGGCGTACGGACGCTCGCAAGCGATCTCCCCCGAGAGCCCGGCGTCTACCAGTTTCTCGAAGGCAATTCGGTCCTCTACGTCGGCAAGGCGGTGAACCTCCGCGACCGGGTGCGGTCGTACGCCGACCCCCGCAGCGATCGGGTGCGCCGCATGGTCGGCCGGGCCGAGGACGTCGACGTCGCCGTGACGGACACGGAGACCCAGGCGTTGTTGCTCGAGGCCAACCTGATCAAGCGCCACCAGCCGACCTACAACGTCCGGTTGAAAGACGACAAGTCGTACCCACTGGTCCAGTTGACCGACCACGCGTTCCCCCGCATCGAGATCACGCGCGATCCGGCGGAGGGCGCTACCGTCTACGGCCCGTTCACCAACAAGGGCGAGGTCGAGACCGTCGTGAAGGCCCTGCGCGAGACCTACGGCCTCCGGGGGTGTTCTGCGTACAAATTCCGGAATCGCGAGCGCGCGTGTATCGACTTCGACATCGGCCTCTGTTCGGCCCCCTGCGTCGGCGAGATCGACGAGGCGGGGTATGGTGCGGACGTCACCAGCGCCAAACGGTTATTCGAGGGAGAGACCGGTGCACTGGCCGACCCCCTCCGTCGGGCGATGGAGCGAGCTGCCACCGACCGCGAGTTCGAGCGGGCGGCGAATCTCCGGGACCGCCTGGAGACCGTCGAAGCCTTCCACGGCACCGGTGGCGAAGCGGTTCGGATGGCGGACGAGGCCGAGGAGGCCGTCGACGTCCTCGGCGTCGCCCTCGAAGGTGACGCCGCCACCGTCGCGCGTCTCCACAGCGACCGCGGCAAGTTGGTCGATCGAACCCGGCACTCGGTGGTCGCACCGGAGGCGGAGGACCGTATCGCGGCCATCCTCGCGGCATTCATCCCACAGTACTACGCGGAGCGCTCGCTCCCCGACGCTCTCCTGCTTCCGGAGGACCCCGGCGACGAGGACCTGTCGGCCTGGCTCGCGGCCGAGGGGGTCGCGATGCGCGTTCCCGGCGCCGGCCGCGAGGCGCGTCTCGTCGACCTGGCGCTCAAGAACGCCCACCGGTACGCCGGCGAGACGGACGAACTGGCCGCCCTCGGCGACGCACTGGGGATCGACCGACCCTCACGCATCGAGGGCTTCGACGTGAGCCACGCCCAGGGGAAGGCCGTCGTCGGCAGCGACGTGACGTTCGTCGACGGGACCCCCGAGAAAGCGGATTACCGGCGGAAGAAACTCGAGGAGGGCAACGACGATTACGCCAGGATGGCGGCACTGATCCGCTGGCGGGCGACGCGAGCGCTCGATGGACGCGACGATCGGCCCGACCCCGACCTCCTCCTCATCGACGGCGGCGAGGGACAGTTGAACGCTGCCCTGGACGCGCTCGAGGGGACCGGCTGGGACGTCCCGGCCATCTCGCTCGCCAAGCGCGAGGAGGTGGTCGTGACCCCCGACGGAACCTACGACTGGGCCCACGACGCCCCACAGTTACACCTACTGCAGCGGATCCGCGACGAGGCCCACCGGTTCGCGGTCCAGTACCACCAGACGCTCCGCGACGACGTCTCGACCGTCCTCGAGGACGTCGACGGGATCGGGCCCTCGCTCTCGCGACGGTTGCTCAGGCGGTTCGGGAGCGTCGAGAACGTCCGGGCGGCCTCCGTCGAGGAGTTGCAGTCGGTCCCTGGCGTCGGGCGAGGGACGGCCCAGACACTCGCGGATCGACTGTAGCGGTGGGATGGGTGACCGACGTTACCCTTCGCTGTGGGCTACTTCGTGAATCTCGAGTGTCGGGTGACCCTCGAACATCTCGCGTGGGGCGTCCCCCGAGTGCGATTTCTCGAAGGCCTCGCTGTCGGTCCACGCCTCGAAGGCGTCCCGAGACTCCCACCGCGTGAGGGCGACGAAGGTCTCGGTGTCGTCGTCCTCAGGGACGAGCAACTCGAAGGAGACGAACCCATCGAAGTCGCTGACCGCGCCCATGTTCTGCTGAAAGCGGTCGACGAACGCGTCCTCGTAGCCATCGGCGATGCGGAAACGATTGGCGACGACGATCATGTGTCGGACTTCCAGAGGGACCGTGATACATCCTCGGGAGGCGGCGAGTCGCGTCTCCCGGTACTCAGAAGTCCTCGGGTTCGGGTTCGAGTCCCATCTCGTCGGCGCCGGCCTCCGGTTCGATCCCGTCGTCCCTGTCGAGGTCGAAGTCCTCGTGGAGGGCCCGAATCCGGTCGCGGATGTCCGCGGCCAGTTCGAACTCGAGGTTGTCGGCGGCCTCCCCCATCCGCCGTTCGAGTTCCTCGACGAGAGCGGCGGCCTCCTCCTCGTCCTCGGGGCCGTCACCGGTGATGGTGCTCGTATCCGTCTTCGCACCCGGGAGGTCGATGTCGCCGACCGCCTTCTCGATGGTGGTCGCCTCCTTGCCGTGTTCCTCGTTGAACTCCTGCTGGATGCGTCGGCGACGCTGGGTCTCGTCGATGGCCGCCGCCATCGCGTCGGTCACCTGGTCGGCGTAGAGCACGACCGTCCCGTCGACGTTGCGGGCCGCCCGGCCCATCGTCTGGATGAGAGAGGTGCGCGAGCGGAGGAAGCCCTCCTGGTCGGCGTCGAGGATGGCGACGAGGGAGACCTCGGGGATGTCCAGTCCCTCCCGGAGCAGGTTGATGCCGACGAGGACGTCGAACTCCCCGAGACGGAGTCCCCTGACGAGTTCGTGGCGCTCCAGGGTGTCCGTCTCGTCGTGCATGTACTCGACCGCGACGCCAGCCTCCTCCAGGTATTCGGTGAGGTCCTCGGCCATCCGCTTGGTGAGCGTGGTCACGAGGACCCGTTCGTCGTTCGCGGCCCGGCGGTCGATGCGGTCCATGAGGTCGTCGATCTGGTCTGCGGCCGGTTCTACCTCGACGGCCGGGTCGACGAGGTACGTGGGTCGGACGATCTGTTCGACGACCTGTCCGGAGACCTCCCGCTCGTAGTCGCTCGGGGTCGCGGAGACGTACAGCGTCCGGTCGGTCTTCGCCTCGAACTCCTCGAAGGTGAGGGGACGATTGTCGAAAGCCGTCGGCAGCCGGAACCCGTTCTCTACGAGCGACTCTTTGCGCGAGCGGTCCCCGGCGTGCTGGCCCTTGATCTGTGGAACCGTGCGATGTGACTCGTCGATGACCGTGAGGAAGTCCTCAGGGAAGTAATCGAGGAGCGTGTACGGCGCGTCGCCGACCTCGCGGTCGGAGAGGTACACCGAATAGTTCTCGATACCCGAACAGTAGCCCGCCTCGCGGAGCATCTCCAGGTCGAATGTGGTCCGCTCCTCGAGGCGCTGGGCGGCCACGAGGTCGCCCTTCCGCTCGAAGTAGCCCACGCGCTCGTCGAGGTCGGTCTCTATCTCCTCGATCGCCGCCTCGAGCGTCGACTCCGGCATGGAGTAGTGCTCCGCCGGGTGGACCAGGACCGCCGGTTCCTCGCTCACGACCGAGCCCTCGAGCGGGTCGAGTTTGGTGAGGCGGTCGACCTCGTCGCCCCAGAACTCGACGCGAACCGCGTACCGCCCGTACATCGGAAACACCTCGACGGTGTCCCCGCGCACGCGGAACGTGCCCTGGGTGAAGTCCACGTCGTTGCGTTCGTAGTTCAGGTCGACCAGGCCGCCGAGGAGGTCGTCGCGATCGATGGACTGGCCGACCTCCAGTCGGAGTGCCATGTCCTCGTAGTTCGCCGGGTCCCCGAGGCCGTAGATGGCCGAGACAGAGGCCACCACGATGACGTCGTCGCGGGTGAGCAGCGAGCGCGTCGCGGAGTGACGCAGGCGGTCGATCTCCTCGTTGATCGAGGCGTCCTTGTCGATGTAGGTGTCCGTCTGCTCGACGTAGGCCTCCGGCTGGTAGTAGTCGTAGTAGGAGACGAAGTACTCGACGGCGTTGTCGGGGAAGAGGGTGCGGAACTCCTCGTAGAGCTGGGCGGCGAGGGTCTTGTTGTGGGCGATGACCAGTGTCGGCTGCTGGAGTTCCTCGACGACCCAGCTGACCGTGTTGGTCTTGCCCGACCCCGTCACCCCGAGGAGGGTCTGTTTGTCCATCCCCTGCCCGTAGCCGGCGACCAGTTCCTCGATGGCCGTCGGCTGGGAACCGGCCGGTTCGAAGGGCGCGTCGACGCGGAAGGGTCTGTCAACGTCGGGTCGGTCAGGCAGGAGCGGTCCCGTCGAGTCGCTCATCGGATGGGTTCACGGCGTGAAGGAATTTACGCTGCCCGCCTGACCGTCAGTCGTCCTCGAACGGGAGCGTCCCGGGTTCTTCCGCGACCACCCACCACCGGACGTCGGTCTTGGGGTGCCGTCGCTCGACGTGGTCACGGAGCGTCTCGCCATCGTCGAAGTCCCTGCCACAGATGTTACAGCGGTGCCGTTTCTGCATGGCTGACCGGACGGGACGGATGGCCTTACTGTTGAGTGGCTAACAGGCGAGGGTCAGGTAACGCCGGTAGGGGTTACCGGACGAGCGAGCGGTGGAACTCCGCCACGATCCGAACGCCCACACGTCGAAAACGGGCCGCGATGCCTCGCACAACCGCGGTTCGCGACCCGGCCATCGTCAGTACATAGCCAGGGCTGGTCGTGGCCTGGTATTTCAACGTTCGGCCGTCAGTCGAAGTGATTCTCTTCGGCGAGAAGCCGCATGGATTCGGCGACGAGTGCTACTGCCACTGGACCGACGACGATGCCGATCGGACCGACTGTGAGGAGACCACCGACGAAGCCGACGAAGTAGAGCGTCCCCGCGAGATTCCCGGTCCGTTTCGAGAGGCGAGGGCGAACGAGGACGTCGGGGAGCCAGGCAACGAGAAAGCCCGCGAGGACGATCACCCAGACGGCCGCCGTCACATCCCCAGCGGCGACATGATAGGCGGCGAGTCCCACAATGAGTACCGACGGCCCGATGATGGGGACGAACTGGAGGATGCCAGCGAGGAACGCCAGCGTGACCGGGATGCTGTATCCGAGCCCCCAGAACACGACGAGGGCGATGACAAACGTCGCCGCCGCCGTCGCGGCCTGGAGGACGTAGATGCCGTACAGGGTTTGCTCGGCACGGTGGGCGAGCGCGCTCATCACGTCCCGGTACTCGGGCGGAACGGCCGCCATAAGCGCGTCCTCGACGGCCTCGTGGCTCATCAGCAATCCGAAGACCACGAACGCGAACACCGTCGCCTTCAGTCCGAGTTCCGGTAGCCCACCCGCGATGGAGACGGCAGTCGCGGAGAGATAGTCCCCGACGCCCTCGAGGACCATCTCGACGTCGACCACGTACGGTGCCCCGAAGACGTTGATCTCGACGGCGTTGGGGACGCTCCGCAGGAACCCGGTGATGCTGTCACGCCGACGATAGCCGAGGTACCCGGCGAGCAAGAAGGGGACGAGTGCGGCCACCGAGCCACCGACGGTGGCCACCGTGCTGGCCCACCACTCCGAGAGTCCCCGCGTCGCCAGTCTGCGCTGCAGGGGAACCAAGACGTACGCGATCGTGACCGCGAAGACGACGACCCCCCAGACTCGGTGGAGGACCAGCGTCGCGACCAGCAGCGTCGTCGCGAGGACGAAGACCAGTGCCTGTCGACGGGGCTTCACGGCGCGACCTGGGAGTGCCAGGGGCAAAACAGTTCGCCCGGAGGGTGCGACTTATGTATTACCCAGTACAACAACCGGCTAATGAATCGACGCGGGATCCGCGCAGGGTCGATCGATACCGGGGCCGTTGCACAGGGGTGGAACAGACGACCCGAAACCGTCACAGACACCTGCCAGGAACACGAGGATTCGCCCGATAGATGGGTCGAAGCGTGGGCACGGCGGATCGCTCGGAAGTGACAGCCCGTCTTCGCGAGGGGGTAGCCCGTGCGGCCCTCCCGCTCGGCGCGCTCGTCACGGCGGCAGTGTTGGTGGTCGTCTTCTACTACCCCGTCGGGACGGTCCTGGTGCGGGCCGTCGTCACCGACGGACAGGTCACCGGGGCCCCGATCTGGGAGGTGTTCGCCTCGCCGTTCTACTTCGGCGCCGCCCACGGCCTCTTCACCGACCCGTTCGGCGCCCCCGCCGGCGTCCGCGAGTGGATACGAGCCGGGTTCCCCGCGGTGCGTTTCGGTCTCGTTGGTTTCACAATCTATCAGGCGTTCCTCTCGACGCTCGCGAGTCTCGCGCTGGGACTCCCCGGGGCGTACCTCCTCGCTCGGTTCGAGTTCCCGGGCCGCGAGACGGTTCGGGCGCTCACCATGCTACCCTTCGTGCTGCCATCGATCATGGTCGCCATCGGATTCGTCGCGATGTTCGGCGACAACGGGACGCTCAACACCCTCTTCTCCGCGCTCGGCCTGCCGACCGTCTCGCTCATCTACACGCTGGAACTCATCGTCATCGCGCACGCCTTCTACAACGCCCCGCTCGTCACCCGCCTCGTCGCGGCCTCCTGGGAGGGCGTCGACGACCGGATGGTCGAGACGGCCCGCAGTCTCGGCGCCTCTCGAACCCGAGCTTTCCTGGACGTCGTTGTACCCCAACTGCTTCCGGGGGCCCTCACCGGCGCGCTACTAACCTTCCTCTTCACGTTCATGTCCTTCCCCATCGTGCTCGCGCTCGGCGGCCTCGAACTGGCGACGGTCGAGGTCTGGCTGTACGCCCGCGTCCAGCAACTCGAACTCGGTCAGGCCGCGGGGCTGGCAGTCGTCGAGACCATCATCACCCTCGGGCTGACCTACGCCTACGTCCGCTACGAGTCCGGGGAATCGGGCCTGGCCCGTCTGGGGACCGCTCCGCACAGAGAACCGCTCTTCGAATCGATCCGGGACCCGCGCCGGATCGGACTGTTCCTCTACGGCCTCGTCGTCATCGTCGTGTTCGTCGGTCCGATCCTGAGCATGATCGTCGAGAGCGTCACGGGCCCCTCGGGACTGACGCTCCGGTACTACTCCTTCCTCGTCCAGCGGCAGTTGGAGGGAGCGGCCTTCCAGGTGAAACCCGTCTCGGCGGTCACGAACTCCATCGTGTTCGGCGTCGGAACGCTGGTCCTCGCCATGCCGATGGGCGTGCTCATCGCGGTCTTGAGCACCAGGGAGTTCGTCGGCAGCCGACTCACCGAGGCGGTGCTCATGGCGCCGCTGGCCATCAGCGGTATCGTCGTCGGGCTGGGCCTCCTCCAGGGCCTCGTCTTCGGGACGGAGGTGTTCGGTCACCGACTCACGGCGACCGGTCCCGTCGCCATCGTCGCCGCCCACGCCGTCGCCGCCTACCCCTTCGTGACGAGGAACGTGGTCCCCTTGCTCCGGAGCGTCGACGATCGGCTCCTCGAATCGGCACGGAGCCTCGGCGCGTCCCGTTTCAGGGCCTTCGCTGACGTGGAGGTCCCGCTGGTCATCCCTGGGCTCCTGGCCGGGGCGGCCTTCGCGTTCGCGATCAGCGTCGGGGAGTTCGACTCGACGGTCATCCTCGCGGAGGGGAGTGCCAGTTACACTATGCCAGTCGCCGTCGAGCGGTATCTCGGGAACCGGACCCTCGGGCCGGCCACCGCAATGGGGACGGTCCTCCTCGCGGTCACCGCGATCAGTTTCGTCGTCATCGACCGCATGGGAGGTCGCTACGAACCATGACCGACATCCAGTTGACCGGCGTGGACAAGCGCTTCGACGACACCATCGCGCTGGAAGACGTCACACTCCACGTTCGCGATGGGGAGTTCTTCACCCTCGTCGGTCCGTCGGGGTGTGGGAAGACGACGACCCTCCGCATCGTCGCGGGCCTCGAGGAACCAACCGGAGGGACCGTCGCGTTCGGCGGGGAGGACGTCGCGGGTCGACCCACCGAGGACCGCGACGTCGGCATCGTCTTCCAGAGTTACGCGCTGTTCCCCCACATGACCGTCGCCGAGAACGTCGCCTACGGCCTCCGGTTCCGGGACCCCCCGGACGGGCAGGACGTCGAGGAACGGGTGGCCGACCTCCTCGACCTGGTCGACCTCGGGGGGATGGAAGAACGTGACCCGGGCGAACTCTCCGGCGGACAACAACAGCGGATCGCGCTCGCGCGCGCGCTCGCCCCCGGGCCCGACGTGCTCCTGCTCGACGAACCGATGAGTGCCCTCGATGCGCGACTCCGGGATCGGTTGCGCCGCCAGATCCGGGAGATCCAGCAGGCCCTCGACATTACGACCCTCTATGTCACCCACGACCAGGCGGAGGCACTGGCCATCAGCGACCGGATCGCGGTCCTGAACGGAGGGCGAGTCGAGCAGGTCGGGACCCCGGAATCGGTGTATCGGGAGCCCGAGAGCCGATTCGTCGCCGAGTTCGTCGGTGACAACAACCTCTTCGACGTCGAGTCGGTGCACACCAGCAACGGTGAGCCGCGGGCGCTCGTCGACGGGACCGCTATCGCGGCACCGGAGGGGGTACGATCCGGTGACGTCCTCAGCGTTCGCCCCGAAACGATGCAGTTCGGGGACGGGGAGACGACACTTCCGGTGACGGTCGAGACGGTCGAATTCCTGGGAGACGCCTACAAATCGTACTGCCGCTGGGAGGGGCGGCCCCTCGTCGTGAAGACGAACGGCCCGCCATCGGGAGCGGAGACGACCGTTGGCTTCGATGTCGCGGACGTCCACCTGGTCCGAGAAGAACGGTGAACACGCCGCTTACCAGGGCCATGATCCTCACGGGGCGACGCCGACGGTCAGAAGGGTTCCGAGGGTGCGGTACCGCTTTACCATCTCCTCGCGAGAATCGAAGTCGTCGGTGGGGAACTCCGCTGCCGGCGGAATCTCGACCTCGCGGTCGGGGACGTTGTCCTGCTCGGCCACGTAGAATCCGGCCTCCCCGAACGCCTCGCGGTACTGCTCGCGATTCCACAGGGTCATCTCGATGTCGATGCCGTCCTGCCACTCGTGGGAGTGGACGTTCTCCTCGAAGTAGTTGACCGCACAGTAGAACGTCCCGCCGGGCCGCAGGACGCGTCGGAGTTCCTCGAGGGCCGCGATGGGGTCGTTCGCGTAGTAGAACGCCTCCATCGAGAACACGTGATCGATGCTGTTCGAGTCGAAGGGGAGGTGATGGAAGTCGCCGACCAGATAGTCCACGGAATCGACCTCGGTGTACGATCGGGCGTTCTGTGTCATCTCCGGAGAGCCATCGAGTCCGTACCCGCGATCGATACCGCGGTCGGCCAGGGCGCGCAGGGCGTACCCGCTGCCGGTCCCCAGGTCCAGGACGACGTCTCCCGACTCGACCGGCATCCGCGCGAGAACGTGTTTCGCCGTGTGCCAGTGTCGCTTTTCCATCCCCCGGTCCTTGCCGCGTGCTGCCCACTCGTCGAACTCCTCGCGGACGCTCATGGATTCGAGGACGGGGGCGACGGTGAAAACGACACCGAACGGGGTTACTCCTCGTCGTCGAGGAGGAATTCGAGGTCGTCGTCCTCCTCCCCGCCATCCGACGGCATCGCGTGGTCGGTCGGCCGCCTGTCGACGTAGTCGACGTTCGTCCGGTCGGACCCGGTCCCCGACGCAAACGCGTCGAGGACGCCGCCGACGAGGGCGCCGAGGAGTACCGCCACACCTCCCCCGTAGAGGCCGATACTGACCGGATTCGCGAGTGGGGTCGTCGACGTGACGGCCACGGCGATACCGCCGATGGTCAGCGTCCCACCGACGACGGCGAACCGCTGGAACCGGTAATCGGCGTCAACCGTCGCGAGCACTGCGACGAAGATTACTATCGGTAGCGCCGCTGCACCGGCTGCTGCCACCTCGATGGCCATCCCCGCGCTGAAGCCTGCATCACTGAGGGCCTCGCCCCCCATCTTGGCGGCACCGCTGGCGAGGACGATGACGCCCGCCACGAGCGTTCCGAGGGCGACGCCAAGTCGAGCCCGTCGGCGCCATCCGGATCGAGTGCCGATGCCGTCGGTCATTCGAGTAGACGTGGTCGGGGCGGTACTAAATAGTCGGGGGCGACGTCCGACGCACGTCTGACGCGATTTTATGTGTGCGCTCCACCCACGCACACCCGATGGGCACGAAGGTTCGTCTCTCGGTCCGAACCGGCGTCGTCGGCGCCTGGACGGCGATGGTCGGATTCGTCCTCGTGGTTGTGGCCGAGCGACTGGTCTCCCTGGTCGACGACGCGGCCGCCGTACCGCCGCTGACGACCGCCGGCGTACCGATCGCCAGTGCGGTCACCGCGGTGCTCGTCGGACTCTACAATGGTGGTTCGACGTCGGTCTTCGTCGGACTCCTGTTGCTGTTCGTCGGGTGGTACCAGGTGCTGGCGATGACGTGACCACGTCGGGCAGGACGTTTATCCCTGCGCGGTCGGTTATCGGCGGTATGGACTATCGCCTCGACATCGACCACGCGCCATCCTCGGTCCCGGGAGGGACCGCTATCCTCCTCCTCCATCCGAGTACGGGCGGCACGGATCCCATCGACACGGGGTTCCTCCGCACCGACACCGACCGCTTTCTCGTCGTGAGTACCAGAACGACCGCTCGAGAGGTCCAACAGAAACTCGAGCACTACGAGGTCGACGAGTCGAAGGCCGACATCCTCGATACGCTCAGCGTCGACCGTGGCTACTCGCGTCGCGGTGGCGAGAACCTCCACTACGTGACTGCCCCCGACGACGTCGACGGCATCGTCTCGGTCGTCGAGCGCTTCCTGCAGGATCACGCTGGGAAACGCCGGATCAGCTTCGATTCCATCTCGGAACTCGCCTACTACGCCGGCGACGAGCAGGCGGCTGACACGTTCGAACGATGTGTCGCCCTGCTCGACGAATACGACGCTATCGGGCTGTTTCACGTCTCCCCAGAGGTCCACGACCCCGATACGCTCGACCGC is a genomic window of Halanaeroarchaeum sp. HSR-CO containing:
- a CDS encoding excinuclease ABC subunit C translates to MDAAGVRTLASDLPREPGVYQFLEGNSVLYVGKAVNLRDRVRSYADPRSDRVRRMVGRAEDVDVAVTDTETQALLLEANLIKRHQPTYNVRLKDDKSYPLVQLTDHAFPRIEITRDPAEGATVYGPFTNKGEVETVVKALRETYGLRGCSAYKFRNRERACIDFDIGLCSAPCVGEIDEAGYGADVTSAKRLFEGETGALADPLRRAMERAATDREFERAANLRDRLETVEAFHGTGGEAVRMADEAEEAVDVLGVALEGDAATVARLHSDRGKLVDRTRHSVVAPEAEDRIAAILAAFIPQYYAERSLPDALLLPEDPGDEDLSAWLAAEGVAMRVPGAGREARLVDLALKNAHRYAGETDELAALGDALGIDRPSRIEGFDVSHAQGKAVVGSDVTFVDGTPEKADYRRKKLEEGNDDYARMAALIRWRATRALDGRDDRPDPDLLLIDGGEGQLNAALDALEGTGWDVPAISLAKREEVVVTPDGTYDWAHDAPQLHLLQRIRDEAHRFAVQYHQTLRDDVSTVLEDVDGIGPSLSRRLLRRFGSVENVRAASVEELQSVPGVGRGTAQTLADRL
- a CDS encoding ABC transporter ATP-binding protein; this encodes MTDIQLTGVDKRFDDTIALEDVTLHVRDGEFFTLVGPSGCGKTTTLRIVAGLEEPTGGTVAFGGEDVAGRPTEDRDVGIVFQSYALFPHMTVAENVAYGLRFRDPPDGQDVEERVADLLDLVDLGGMEERDPGELSGGQQQRIALARALAPGPDVLLLDEPMSALDARLRDRLRRQIREIQQALDITTLYVTHDQAEALAISDRIAVLNGGRVEQVGTPESVYREPESRFVAEFVGDNNLFDVESVHTSNGEPRALVDGTAIAAPEGVRSGDVLSVRPETMQFGDGETTLPVTVETVEFLGDAYKSYCRWEGRPLVVKTNGPPSGAETTVGFDVADVHLVREER
- the uvrB gene encoding excinuclease ABC subunit UvrB; the protein is MSDSTGPLLPDRPDVDRPFRVDAPFEPAGSQPTAIEELVAGYGQGMDKQTLLGVTGSGKTNTVSWVVEELQQPTLVIAHNKTLAAQLYEEFRTLFPDNAVEYFVSYYDYYQPEAYVEQTDTYIDKDASINEEIDRLRHSATRSLLTRDDVIVVASVSAIYGLGDPANYEDMALRLEVGQSIDRDDLLGGLVDLNYERNDVDFTQGTFRVRGDTVEVFPMYGRYAVRVEFWGDEVDRLTKLDPLEGSVVSEEPAVLVHPAEHYSMPESTLEAAIEEIETDLDERVGYFERKGDLVAAQRLEERTTFDLEMLREAGYCSGIENYSVYLSDREVGDAPYTLLDYFPEDFLTVIDESHRTVPQIKGQHAGDRSRKESLVENGFRLPTAFDNRPLTFEEFEAKTDRTLYVSATPSDYEREVSGQVVEQIVRPTYLVDPAVEVEPAADQIDDLMDRIDRRAANDERVLVTTLTKRMAEDLTEYLEEAGVAVEYMHDETDTLERHELVRGLRLGEFDVLVGINLLREGLDIPEVSLVAILDADQEGFLRSRTSLIQTMGRAARNVDGTVVLYADQVTDAMAAAIDETQRRRRIQQEFNEEHGKEATTIEKAVGDIDLPGAKTDTSTITGDGPEDEEEAAALVEELERRMGEAADNLEFELAADIRDRIRALHEDFDLDRDDGIEPEAGADEMGLEPEPEDF
- a CDS encoding iron ABC transporter permease yields the protein MGRSVGTADRSEVTARLREGVARAALPLGALVTAAVLVVVFYYPVGTVLVRAVVTDGQVTGAPIWEVFASPFYFGAAHGLFTDPFGAPAGVREWIRAGFPAVRFGLVGFTIYQAFLSTLASLALGLPGAYLLARFEFPGRETVRALTMLPFVLPSIMVAIGFVAMFGDNGTLNTLFSALGLPTVSLIYTLELIVIAHAFYNAPLVTRLVAASWEGVDDRMVETARSLGASRTRAFLDVVVPQLLPGALTGALLTFLFTFMSFPIVLALGGLELATVEVWLYARVQQLELGQAAGLAVVETIITLGLTYAYVRYESGESGLARLGTAPHREPLFESIRDPRRIGLFLYGLVVIVVFVGPILSMIVESVTGPSGLTLRYYSFLVQRQLEGAAFQVKPVSAVTNSIVFGVGTLVLAMPMGVLIAVLSTREFVGSRLTEAVLMAPLAISGIVVGLGLLQGLVFGTEVFGHRLTATGPVAIVAAHAVAAYPFVTRNVVPLLRSVDDRLLESARSLGASRFRAFADVEVPLVIPGLLAGAAFAFAISVGEFDSTVILAEGSASYTMPVAVERYLGNRTLGPATAMGTVLLAVTAISFVVIDRMGGRYEP
- a CDS encoding antibiotic biosynthesis monooxygenase, with the translated sequence MIVVANRFRIADGYEDAFVDRFQQNMGAVSDFDGFVSFELLVPEDDDTETFVALTRWESRDAFEAWTDSEAFEKSHSGDAPREMFEGHPTLEIHEVAHSEG
- a CDS encoding AI-2E family transporter, which produces MKPRRQALVFVLATTLLVATLVLHRVWGVVVFAVTIAYVLVPLQRRLATRGLSEWWASTVATVGGSVAALVPFLLAGYLGYRRRDSITGFLRSVPNAVEINVFGAPYVVDVEMVLEGVGDYLSATAVSIAGGLPELGLKATVFAFVVFGLLMSHEAVEDALMAAVPPEYRDVMSALAHRAEQTLYGIYVLQAATAAATFVIALVVFWGLGYSIPVTLAFLAGILQFVPIIGPSVLIVGLAAYHVAAGDVTAAVWVIVLAGFLVAWLPDVLVRPRLSKRTGNLAGTLYFVGFVGGLLTVGPIGIVVGPVAVALVAESMRLLAEENHFD
- a CDS encoding class I SAM-dependent methyltransferase, producing the protein MSVREEFDEWAARGKDRGMEKRHWHTAKHVLARMPVESGDVVLDLGTGSGYALRALADRGIDRGYGLDGSPEMTQNARSYTEVDSVDYLVGDFHHLPFDSNSIDHVFSMEAFYYANDPIAALEELRRVLRPGGTFYCAVNYFEENVHSHEWQDGIDIEMTLWNREQYREAFGEAGFYVAEQDNVPDREVEIPPAAEFPTDDFDSREEMVKRYRTLGTLLTVGVAP